In Pradoshia eiseniae, the sequence AACCAGTTCAGTTTTGAACTGGTTTTTTTGTGCTTTTCAATCTCGAAAGAGATGGCCTTTTCTTAAAAGAAGTAAAAGACACTCCACTGACTGACAGCAGGCATCTCCGTTTATGGAGAAGCTAGGAGAACAAGAAGACAAGTGCGAGAAGCGTAGTAGGCTATATTTTACATAAAATCGCTTTAATGTGCCATTTTTTCAAATGAATCTTATGACTTATTTCTTAGTGGCTATGTCTTAAGCTAAATTTCTTCGTTTAAGGATGAACCACTAGAGTTTATGGGCGAACGACTTCTTTAAAGGATGATATATTGTAGGAACGCTGTAGCATAAAACTGGTACTGTGGACAAAAAACACGATTTAAGTATGAAACCCATATAGATCAATAATTATATGAATACAAGAGTCGCGTAATGGGTAATTTATTCTACAATCCTCTTACTTTCCAACAAGAATATCCAGCCTCAAAAGCAAGATTACTAGAATCGTCTGAAGTAAAAAGGTTAATTGGCTTTACACCCAAAAATAAGGTAAACTTTAATAATAAAATATAAAGCATGGTGAATGACTGTGATCGAGTATGAATTAATTTGTAAAAATGAGCAGGAAACGAGACAGCTCGCTGAGAAGATTGGCAGACGTCTTGTTCCGGGTTCAGTGGTTGCGCTTGAGGGTGACCTTGGGGCAGGTAAAACGACCTTCACGAAAGGAATCGCGAAGAGTCTTGGAGTGACGAGGACAGTAAATAGTCCGACGTTTACGATCATGAAACAATACAAAGGAAATATGCCGCTTTATCATATGGATGTATATAGGATTGAAAATGAGGATGAAGATTTCGGCTTTGAGGAGTATT encodes:
- the tsaE gene encoding tRNA (adenosine(37)-N6)-threonylcarbamoyltransferase complex ATPase subunit type 1 TsaE, whose protein sequence is MCKNEQETRQLAEKIGRRLVPGSVVALEGDLGAGKTTFTKGIAKSLGVTRTVNSPTFTIMKQYKGNMPLYHMDVYRIENEDEDFGFEEYFEGDGVTIVEWAHLIKAQLPDKLLTLYLFHEGDEQRRIKAMPQGEFYEKLCEEIFE